The genomic DNA GCCGACACTTCTGCAGCCGACACTTCTGCAGCCGACACTTCTGCAGCCGATACCTCGGCCAACTCTCCAGCCGATTCCCGCGCCGACATGTCGGTCGACTCTACTACTCCTGACCCTACCTCTTCTGACACGCCGCTtccgctcgacctcgagccTCTGCGTGCAACCCtgcaggcggccgacgcaggcgcgccgctcgagtcggTGCTTGCATCACGCATCCTATGCCCCTCGCTTGCCTCTTTTACCTTTTCGGACGGCAACGAGGCCGAGCTTCCTCTTCTCCAGGACCTCGAGGAACAAGAGGCGATGATGGACCTGCCCGATCTCGATATGGCGATGGACACCGACGACCAGTACGACCCCCCCGAACTGGACTTTTTCGAAGGGCCCGATGCGATCGgagccgacgacgagcgcgactttGACGTGGCGTTTGCACACCCCACCGACGAGTCTGCGCCTACGCCCAGCACGCAAGGCGGCCACGACGTGCTCTTTGACTACTTTGACAACCGCATGAAGAAAAACTGGGCGGGCCCCGAGCACTGGAAGATGAGCCGCCTGAACCTTGCgagtgcgcagcgcgagcgccgtgccgagaGTGCGGCGCCCGAAAGCGAGCgcccccggcgccgcaaagaggcgcagaCGATCGACTTCTTTGCCGAGGACGCCAAGCCAATGAAAgagctctttgcgccgagcgcgacgcccgcgtCGATCTCGATGACCaaggcggccaaggcggaTACGTCTGCGCACCTCCTCCCCGAGGACCAGCACTTTAACTCGAAGCGCCTCTTGCGCCTCTTTTTGAAGCCCAAGGCCACGATTTTGCTTCAGCAGaagcgtgcggccgccCACGACGACGTCGAAGACGCGTGGGCAAACGAAGAGAACGACTTTGTGCCGGACCTGTTCCAGGACGTGCACCCCTACGAGGATGTACTGCCTGCCGCGCCATTTGATGCCCcgcccgagctcgatgGGTTTGccgacgagagcgacgacgagatccTCCGGAGCgacgccctgcgccgcgtgcggcccgagtacgtcgagcacgcgaagcgcgccaagCAGATCGACGTGAAGCGCCTCAAGGACAACATCTGGCAGAACATGGACGTGGCGCCCGCTGAACCGACGCCCTTTGGCAACGTGCTCAGCACGCTGCACACGGTCTATCCGAAACAAAAGCTCGAAGAGATTAGCACCTCGTTCTGCTTCATCTGCCTCTTGCACCTCGCGAACGAAGagggcctcgcgctcgcggtccCTGGtggcgaggacgacgacgcgcttggcgcgccggacgacgacgcgcacgtcggccgcATCGACCTTTTGCaagtgcgccgcgacccgGCTTTGGCCAGTGCCTCGTAGATACCCTATGTGCTACTTCTTGAAGGAAAAAGCATTCTTAAACTTGCTCATATCCCGCACCTTGGGCTTGACCGGTTCGGGCTTGGCGGTCTGCGGCCCACTCGGCGGCTCAGGCACCTCTTTGGTGTCCTTTttgagcgcgtgcagcgtcgCAGAGATCTTGCGCGAgcccgacgacggcgcctcgggctcgggctcgggctcgggcgcggtcTGGTAGCGCAGGTCGTAGCGTGCCTGGGCCGAGAGCGTCTGGGGATAGATCggcttcggcggcgcctgcttcTTCTTGGGGTCGGGCTTCTTCTTcgactcggcctcggccgcgcggcgctgcgcgacgtgcggcgcgggAGGCGCGGGctggcgcgacgagcccatcacgcgcagctcgttTATGAACGAGGAGGGTGTGTGGACGTGCGAGGAGCCAATGTACACGTCTGCATTCatccgcgcgccgacctgGTAGGCAGTGCGCATCTCCGAGTAGGTCATGCCGCCCGCGACGTAGATcagcacgcgctgcgcgttcGGGTTGCTGTTctccgcgagcggcgccgagacGGAGCCGCGCGGGGTGAGCATGCCGCCCGCGGTGGGAATCGAGGCCACCGAGTTGGCGCGCCCCTTTTGGTGCCACGTCGGcttggcgctgcgcagcgacgtcgAGCCGCTTGCGGTGCGTCCCGAGGACGCGTCAAagccgcggccgacgcgcgcgagcggcgagtCCTTGCCGCCGGTGGCGTTGATGGCCGAGTGGAGCATCTGCGTCGCCATgtcggtcgcgctcgagccaaAGTTGGCGACGTTGCGCGGCGATAAGGACCCCGTCGCGAGCGTATCCGGGGGTGCGTCACGCACGTACGGGAAGAGCGActggtcgaggcgcccTGCCGCATGGTCCTCCATCATGGTCCGGATCAGCGGCTGGTAGCGGCTCAGCTCGTAGTCGGTCGGGTTGGAGCGCGGCTTGAGGTGtttgcgccgcttgcggAAGATGGCATCGAGgcccgagcccgacgactcgcgcacgatgcgcgcgccgaggtgcacaAGATTATTTACTGCATTCATCTCGCCCgtgccaaggcgcgcatgctgaaagaggcggcggcggtcctCGTCGTGGACGCCGTCGCAGAAAAGAATGTAGAGCGCGATGATGCGCACCTTGTCCGCGTTGGTGACCTGTGCGTCGTCAAGCAGTGGCACCATCTCTTCGACCAGTGCGCGGGGCCGCGAGCCCTGCGCCGTCTCGCCGGTGGCGCTATTTTGCTCGACCatcgcctgctcggcgagcttgcTCTTTTCGAAACGGTCCATGcactgctgcgcgagcgacaGGTGCAGCGACAGCTTCTCCTTGGTGGTCTGCATgtgcggcagcgacgccaGCATGTCGCGCATGCCGTTGatcgacgtcgcgcccgaAAACTGGCTGGCCTCGCCCATGTGCGACTCAAACTCGCGCTGGAGGTAggcgatcgcctcggcaatgTGCAGGTGGCGGATCGCCTTGTAgatctcgtcctcgtcgttgagctcggccatgctctcctcgcgctgcccGTCCGAGTTGGTATACGTGTGCTTGTACCGCATACCTTCCTCGATCGGGAGCAGGTCGTTGATCATCGCCTGGTAGGTAAACTCGTGCAGGAACGGCGCTGAGGTGTCCATCGAGCGGTCCGTGACAAAGAGCACGCTCTGCGGCCGGCccggctcgccgagcagctggcCGCCTTTGGTGTACTCGTCGAGGGCCGCCTGCACGCGGAaggcgagctgcttggtaaagtgctcgccgacctcgaTCCTGCCTtctggcggcgcggcacgcttcGGCGGGGggacgtgcggcgcgttGCCGTCGACCGTGTTTTCTTGTGCGCCGATCGCCAGCGGCCCCAGCGGCGTGGGGCTCGACGAGAGGTAGCGGATCTGTGGATTCTCGTTCAGCGTGATGCACAAATTGACTAGCGTCTGCGTCGCAACGTCCAGCTCGTCCTGCAGAAGTGCGAGCGACTCATcgtggctcggcgcgtacgGCCCTTCCATCGGCTGGAAGAGCGAGTAGAGCGAGGTAGGCTGCTTCAGCACAAACGCCTGTGCCTCGATCGGCCACATGCTCAGGAACAGCTCGACAAGCTGCTTcagacgcggcgccgccttggaCGCAGTGAGCTTctccacgagctcgtccgACACGGCGTCGACAAAGAAgatgtgcgccgcggcgtacTGTGGCGGGGtgtcgccgctcggcgcgagctccttaatgaggcgctcgacattCTGCGTCGTCGCACACAGAATGTACGCGGCCTCCATCGTCGGCTGGGGATCGCGCCGCTTCTCGATGTTCTCGACCTGGGTCACATTCAGCTCGAGAATATCAAACATGCGCATCACCGCCGACAGGTACTGCATCGTGTGCGAGTCGACCACGAGGTTCTTCCATCGTGACGCGGGCTGCACGGATTGTATCGCATTAAGATAGCCTGCGTTAGCCTCTCAACGTACGCTGCTTTACCAGCGTCTGCAGACTCTTGGCCGGCATCGCGCCGAATGgtccctgcgccgccccggACCTGTGTTGTCCCTTCTTATCACGTGGCACCACGTGGTTTCTGCGTCCGCAGCCAGCATCTCCCGACCATGTCCTTCTTTGGGTTCGACGCGAGCCTGCCAGGGAAGGGGGCGCCCGACGAGGAGTCGGCGCTCAATGACAAgatcgagcgtgcgctcgcagcGAGTGCACAGGAAGACGTGGAGGTGTACACATGGGGTCAGGACACGTACGACGGACTGGGCGACCAGCTGCAGGAGACGAACGACGACCTGAACGAAGACACCTTTGGCACGTTCGCACAGGACGTCGGCAAGGACTTTGACTTTGGCCACGGGCAGCCGCAGGCTGCACAGGGCAAGAGCGACCGCAATGCGTCCGCGTTCGCCGCATCGTTCGACGACTTTTGGAGCACCCCGGCGCTGAGCGTCGACGTGCCCAAGCCGGagcccgagcgcgcgccggcgccgcgcccggcgactctcgacgaggtcgaggcggagctGCGCACACAGCGCGCTCccccgcccgcgccgccggccggaCGGCCGCTGACGCTCGAAgaggtcgaggccgagctccGCTCGCAacgcccggcgccggtgccgagcgcgccggtgcagcctgcgccggtACCAAGCATGCCGGTGGCTGCtactgctgctgctgctgctgcggctGCTACTacgccgccggtgccgccgcccgcggccagtgcgccgccggcagGCATGCCGCTCGTCCGCCCTACGGCGCCtccggctgcggcgcccgctgcgcctgtgccgcCTCCGAACccccaggcggcgcaccttgcgcgcatgcgtgcgatgctcgaggcgtgcccccaggcggtgcagcaggcgaTCCTGTCGCTCCCTCCTCCGATCCAGTTTGATTCGCTGGAAGAGGTCGGTGCGCGGTTCCCTGCGCTGCTTGTCCCGGGCaacgcgtcgacgagcgaggagcaggccgcgATCCAGCTCCTCCTTTCCACTGCTCCGTCGCGTATGCAGCAGTggcaggccgccgaggagaAGCGTCGTGCCAAGGCCGCCAAGCTCGCGCAGATCACGCGCTACAACGGCATCATGTCGGGCTCGGACAAGGACTTTATTACGCGGATCCAGATCAGCCACCTGGTGACGCCCGATCCGTACACGGACGACTTTTACGCGCACGTCTTTTTTGCCGTgcgtggcggcggccgccgcattCCCCTGCccgacgcgtcgaccgTGGAGGCGATCGAGCAACACAAGAGCGAGGACAAGAAAGGCCCCCGCCGCAAGCTTACGCGGCACGAAAATgcgatgctgcgcatgcagcagcaggtcgagcgcctcgtcgatagccgcaagaagcgcgaggccaaAGGGAGCGCCACCGGCCTCGaaggcacgctcggccgTGTCTCGCTGTCGTCTGCGAACAAGCCCCGCCAGATTTTGCAGGTGATCCACGCAAAAGGCtcgcacgaggcgcagtcGGACGCCaagcccggcgcggcggaggACGCgatgcgtgcggcgctccaaGGCGCttcgctcgacgacgcgtcgctgcgcacgcacggcACGCAAAAGCGCGAATCGCTCTCGCGCCGCGAGTCGCTCGTgatcctcgagcagctctaTGCAAttgtgctgcgcctcgagcagctgcgccgcgagcctgcgctcgatgctgacctcgacgcgatgcgcgagcaAAAGCAGCTCACCGACAAGCTCTgggacgagctgcgcgtgctcgagccgctTGACGTGTCGGATCCTCATCCGTTCGTCTCGCTGCTAAACCACGTAAAAGGCAAGCGTCTGCTgccccgcgcgctgcgcctgctcgatcCCGAGCAGGGCCTGGCGACGCTGACGATGCTCATTGCGTCTTTCTCGTCGCTGGACGCGGTGCGGAACTATGCGCCGTGGGAGCAGTACCAGGCGCTGGAAGCGCTGCCCCACGCCCGCGCCCCGCTCACCGCCACACACGCGGCCGAGATTGGGCGCAGCATCGACGCGTTTGGCAACTCGGTGCTTTTCAACATGATCTCGCTCATCAAccaggcgccgctgcgcattGTGAGCGGcatgctcgcgctgctgatGGAACGCAACGATATCGTGTTCTGCGCCAAGACGCGCCCGGGTGTCTCGGTGCTTACTGTGCTCCtctcgcgcgccgagacgctgcgccaggcggcctcggccgcggtgccgatcggcgaggcgacgccgagcgccgacgaggtcgagcagTGGAGCAACGTCTTTGGCGTGCTCCttgaccgcctcgcggcgcacgggcagcttgcgcagctcttCCCTTCGACGCGCgtccaggcggcgctgccgttCGGCGTGGATGTATACCTGGCCCATGCCTCGCGCAAGGAGGGCTCGCGCTTCAGCATCGACGCGGAAGACGAGCCGGTCTGGAACCTCATGGCGCTCTTTGCCATCCACTCGGACCTCAACCAGCAGCAGGTGCTGgtgcaggagctgcgcgaaaAGATCCTCGCGAATATCATTGCCGCAAACGAGGCCAAGAGCAAGGGGGCGAagcaggaggaggacgtgcGCATCCGCAACGTCAACCTCTTGCTGCATGCTCTGAACCTCGACGCTGCTCAGATTACGTTATAAAAGTAGACTACAGATGCAGCGCATACTCCTCGTCCCACTGCATGTCCTGACGCAGGACCCCGGCGAGAATCAGCTCGGGCGTCCAGAGCGGCAAAACGTGGCCGTGCTTGGCACActgctcacgcagcgcgccgagctgcttcgcctcctcgcgcgagcCAATGACGTGGTGGTGggcggcatcggcgaccAGCACCTTGGCCGAGGCACTCGACAGCGAGGCAGCCTGACCACCAGCCGCTGCAATGACATGGCGCAGCACGTCTTTGCTGGGCTGCACACCTTTGCCGAGGTAGAACGTGTGGCcctccagcagcgcgccgggcgccgcacggctcGTCGCAAGCGCATTCGACAGCGTCATGTTCCACTTGGCCTCTTTTTCACGGTCGACCAGCGCATAGCGCGAGGCATCGACCAGCGCTTTGCGCTTCACCACCTCTTTCAGCCAGTCCACCGACACGATCTCGACCGTGCCGAGGGCAATGGCACACAGCATCTTCTCCGTGCGCGTAAGCCCTTTGGCGACAAGGTGCGTCGCCTGCGACACATCGTCGACACGCGTCActtgcagcgcatcgaggacCTGCAGCGTGTTCGGCTTGAGCTCGACCGAGGTCGTCGCAAGGCACACGCCATCAACCTtgccgcgcttgcgcgcagacgtcggcgtcgcacgacgctcgcccGTGTCCGACTTGCGCTTGGAGCGGGCGGGCGTGTGCACGCccagctcggcctcggcaagctgctcgtccGAGGGGAGCGAAGGACGCGAAGTTGGGCGCGCCGAGGGGCGTGCAGAAGAGGCGTCTGGCTGAGGAGCCACAGGAGACGGCTCGGAAGCGGCGGCCGActggtcggcgtcggggTGAAGGGCCTTGGCGTCCTGCACAGCAGGGCTAGTAGGGTCGGCAGAAGCGTCAGGATGGACAGATTCTTTGGTAAGGTCCTCGGCAGTGTCGTGGGCGTGCTCGGACTCGTGCTCCTGTCCAGGTTCGACGTGCTCAGGTTCGACGTGCTCCTGTTCGACGTGCTCAGGCTCGAtatcgtcgcgctcgtggacctcggcctgctcaGCGTCACGAACATGCTCGGGCTCGACGTGTTCGGGCTCGACCTCGTTGGGCTCGGGCACGTCAGGGTACTCCTCGCCCTTTTCGCcctcctcgccctcctcgccTTCCTCAATAGGCTCATCACGCTCCGTCTCCGCCTCCTTCCCTTTCCCTTTTCCTTGCCCATCCACCACAATCTCTTGCACGCTTTCAtcgacggcgctcgtcacACGGCCATTCGCAGGGGTATCCGCCGTCGGGGTATCGTTCGTCTCCGGCTCCTCCTCCGGCTccggcgtcgcctgcgaCCGCTCCGGCTCTGGTGCGGCTTCGGCCGTCACCAGCCACGGCTTGAGGCTCGCGTCCGGCACACTTGCCTGGCCGACGACTGccttgagctgcgcggcgcccggaAACGTAATAAACTGGCTCTGTGCCAGGTTTTGGTTCGTCCACGTCGCAAAGCACTGCTCGAGCCAGATGTGGTTCACGATCGGAATGTTCcactcgcgcgccttgaGCACCTTTTCGCCCGAGAGGTCCAGCGCGATGCACACATGGTGCGACGGCGTCATGTGCGGCGTAAAGGTGCCGCCCATCTTGGCAATCAGGTCCTTGAGGTAGgtacgctgcgcacccGAGTAGTTGGTAATCGTCACCGTCAGGCGGTCAAAGCCCGGTACCGGGCTCTCGGGGTACGGAAAGTGCAGCAGAcggtcgcgcggcgagctcatGCGCCCTTTCGAGAGGATCTGCACGAGCCACGggagcgtgccgaccgtcgtgtcctcgcgcatcgccgcgccaAATTCGCGGCTCTCGCGGAAGCGCGCCACGACCAGgtccgcatcgcgcacAGCCTGCTGCACTGCCGCGTCGTTtgcgtcctcggcgagcgtctcgaggcaCGTTCCGCCGGCGCCCACCACGCGATCACGCAGCGAGTGCAGCTCGGGATGCGACtcgagtgcgccgccgtggaTGTCGCGTGCAAAGAGCACCCTTTTTCccgcgagcaccgcgccgcctgcatcGTCTGGCGAGTGCGACGGCGAAGAAGGGACGTCCTGCGGACGGTCCCACGACGCACACATGCacgtcggcagcgcgtcgggctTGTTCAGGTCAAACACaaagtcgcgcagcggcaggcggcggttCAGGCGAAAACTATCATTGACCCAATGTGGTGCGACGACCGCGATGCGAATGTCGGGCCGCTcttcgagcgcacgcaccttggacgtgtcgcgcgacgcggtgacGAGGTGCGTCACCTCTTCGCACAGTGTCTGCTTCACCGCGCCACcgagcgactcgaccgCCGCAGCGATCATCTCTTGGTCGTGCGGCGACATTCCCGCGCAGCTCACAACCACCCCCGAAAAGAGGCGCTGGGGATCCGGCGAGTAGAGGCCCTCGGGCtgcagctggcgcagcgcgatcgagcgcgtgACCCACAGCGGCTGGGTGAGTGTGGATACGTACGGTGACTGCGCACGGGTGCGACGCATCCCTTGCGCACTGGGCatccgcgagcggcgtgcaccAGCGCCCCTGCGCGCAGTGCAGCGACTCGGTGACGAGGTGTGTCACGTTCTTCTCAaacgacgtgcgcgactGCGCGTCGGTGGCGACCTGTGCGCCATGGCTCTCGAGCGCTGCACGAAGCTGTATTAGTTTCATCACGCACTTCGTCTTTATCGCGAGTTCCGAGTGTGTCCGCGAGCACGTAACGCACCCCCCCGaacagcgcacgctccgccatttcgacgcgtcgagcaagTGTTGCGCGCACCACGTGGCTCGTGTGCTTGGCGTGATCGGCACGTGGCGTTAACGCCCTTGCCTCTCCACGCGCGGCGTTTCTTGCAGGAATTGCGTGCTTGCGAAGTTTAAATTGGTCTTAGGAGCTACGCATGAGGTGATCCGAGGAAGGGGAGCCGCGCCCCCCTCTTCTTCCTTCACTTTGCTGCCGAGCTTATAATCTAGGGCGTCCGTGTCCATTATCAACTCTATTATCGCCATGCAGCCAGCTCCTGCGGGGCGAGAGTCCACCCCGGGCCGTTTCTGGCACAATGCCAAGCGGTTCGGCAAGACGCTCGTGCGCTACGACGACACGGAGGCCAACCGCCTGGGTATCCCCATGGTCGGCGTGAAAGACTTTGCGCACGACCACTATGAGAACCCGTTCTACGCGACGCTAAACTACCTCGACTCGCTTTTCCCGTTCCGCCGCTGGATCCTCTCGTACAACTCGACGTGGTTCGTCGGCGATCTGATTTCGGGTATCACGGTCGGCCTTGTGGTCGTGCCGCAGTCCATGTCGTACGCCAACGTCGCTGGCCTCAAGCCCGAGTTTGGTCTCTACTCGTCGTTCGTCGGTGTCGTGATCTATGCGCTGTTTGCCACCTCCAAGGACGTGACGATCGGACCGGTGGCGGTCATGTCGCTGCAGACGCACAATGTCATCCAAAAGGTCTTGCAAACGCACCCGGAAGTCACGCCGGAAATTATCGCATCCGCGCTTGCATTCCTCTGTGGTATTAtcacgctcggcgtcggtctCCTGCGCCTGGGCTGGATCGTCGAGTTCATtcccgcgccggccgtgaGCGGTTTCATGACGGGATCCGCGTTGACCATTCTCGTCGGCCAGCTGCCCAAGCTCCTCGGTGAAAAAGGCGTGAACGGCAACGATGCCATGTACAAGATCGCGATCAACTTTTTCAAAAAGCTGCCTACCGCCAAGATGGATGCCGCGTTTGGTGTTACGGCTTTGGTTTTCCTCTATCTCGTACGCTGGTCGTGCAACTGGGTCGCGAAACGCTACCCAAggtacgcgcgcgccgcattCTTCATCTCGGTAATGCGCAGTGCGTTTGTCATCATCATCCTCACCGCCGCGAGTCGCGCATGGGTCGGCACGCACTACCACGACAAGAAAAAGTACCCTATCAGCCTGATTCTCGATGTGCCCCGTGGCTTTAAGCACATGGGCCAGCCGGTACTCCCGACCGATGTGCTCTCGGCCATCGGCCCGAACCTGCCCGCGTCGGTGATtgtgctgctgctcgagcacatTGCCATCTCCAAGTCGTTCGGCCGTCTGAACAACTACAAGATCAACCCGAACCAGGAACTGGTCGCGATCGGTGTCACGAACCTGGTCGGCCCGTGCTTTGGCGGTTACGCGGCAACCGGCTCCTTCTCGCGCTCTGCGATCAAGTCCAAGTCGGgtgtgcgcacgccgcttgCGGGCTGGATCACGGCGATTGTCGTGCTAATTGCCATCTACGCTCTGTCGGGCGTTTTCTTCTGGATTCCGaacgcggcgctctcggCAGTGATTATCCACGCGGTGGGTGACCTGATTGCGCCCCCGGCGCTCCTGTACAAGTTCTGGCTGATGAACCCGCTCGAGCTCTTGATTTGGGTTGCGGCCGTGGTCGTGACCATCTTTACCAGTGTCGACTACGGTGTGTACACCTCGatcgcggcctcggcagcgcTCCTGTTGGTTCGCATTGCACGCCCTCGTGGACACTGGCTGGGTGTGGTGCGTGTGCAGCACGACCCGTCGGTcgcgggcggcgctcaGGTCCGCAACGTCTATGTGCCTATGGACACGCAGgacggcctgcgcgacccgtcggtgcacgtcgcgccgccgccacccGGTATCTTTGTGTACCGTGTCGAGGAGTCATTCACCTACCCGAACGCCTCGCGCATGTCGGACATTATCATCGACAAGGTCAAGGCCGAGACACGCCCGGGCAAGCTCCAGGTGATGCGCAAGGGCGATCGGCCGTGGAACGACCCCGGACCGCCCAACCCACTGCTGATCAAGTTCTGGCGCAAGGCCACGCTCTACCACCGCCGCCACGCGGATGCCAAgacggtcgacgaggacatGGCCGACAAGGACttggagcgccgcaacgaTCCGCGGCCGCTTCTGCGTGCGATCGTGCTCGACTTTGGGTCGGTGAGCAACATCGACTCGACCTCGGTCCAGGTGCTGGTCGATCTGCGcaacgcgctcgagctgtaccgcggcgcgccggtcgagtTCCACTTTGCGCATATCCTCTCGCCGTGGATCCGCCGTGGCCTGCTCGCCGGTGACTTTGGTACCGGCACGGTCCGCCGCCATGTGACCGAGATCGCGGCCGTGGtgccggcgcacgacgaccgcgaggtCGGTGTGCGCAactcgccggtgccgggTACCAAGATCGTCGAAGACGCCCACGCCCAGCCCCAGCACGAAGACATtgtgcgcgatgcgcccaCCAGCTCCACGGACCTCGAGGCACAGGCGCCGGCACAGCCGGACAAGGGCTCGTTTGACGACGAGATCAAGAACCTCGATGCGATCTACGGCAACAACAAGGCCGAACAGGAAtcgctcgacctcggggCTGGAAGTATCACCGTTCCGATTCTGTGGAACAATGAACTCACGCCGTACTTCcacctcgacctcgccggtgcagtctcgtcggcgctcgaAAGCGCGCCGGCAGAAAGCCAGGCGCCAGAGGTGGCGACGCCGAGTGACCACCACACCCCTTAACATGTGATGCACTGTATTATAGACGACGCACGTAATTGGATTTATTTTAGATATGTTGGGACACAAGGATCGGACACAGACACACGAGAGACGCGCCAAGCGACACGGCTCGCTTGACGCTCCCCACAGCCGGTCCCTGCATCCGGCCCCACTACGGAGTCCACCTCCACTGACTAAATAAGCATCGTCGGCCATGGCACGGCCCCCGGGCAGTGCGCTTCCGGGGATGGACGAATTGGTGAATGAAATCGATGATATCATGCAAGAATCGCCGGAGCGAAAAATGAGGGCAGCGTCGGTACAGACGACGCGCCATTTTTTGCCTTCGCCGCCGATGGACCGCCGCCACAGCTACGCTTCGctcgcgtcgacgagcggcacacggcgccggccgctgccgccgacgccgcggggGCCTCGCGTACCGACGcggctgccgagcgcgccgtcgcctgCACCGAGTATTCCGGCGCCGAACGCGCCCCCGTCGTACGCTTCGGTGCACACGCCCAGCGCAGACGCCAAGCCGCGGCGGCACTCGGGGAAACCGCTGGCGTGGCCGCCGGAAAAGCACGAAagcctcgagcacgatATGCTGCCAGTCTAtacgcctcggccgcagTCGGTGTCGGTAGAGAAAAaggcgccggtcgagctGCCGCCCGAGGAAGTGCACGACATtaccgccgagctgcttcgTGGAACGACCGTCGACATGGCGTGCCTTTCGCAGATTGCGCAGCTTCTCTTGTGCATCCTGGAACGCAAACCTCTCATCAAGGGAAGTATCATTTACCCTCTGAGCTTTACCGGGCGCATGGCCATCCAGGCGATCACCGACATCCTGGGCCAGTACGCACATACTTCGGCGCAATTTGGCGCAGAGATTCCCGAGGCAAATGCGCACTATATGGCGATGAGCATTGCGCGCTCGCTCAAGACGCAGCTATTCATCCACGAGGCAGACTGGGAAGACCACCCGCTGAGCGCGGGCGTCGACGAAGTGTACATGTTCTTTTCGGATTGCGCAAACAATGACaaggtcgacggcgcggctgcAAACGCGCGCGAGATCCACGGCACACTGTTTgagcgccgctcgctcgaTGCCGTCGGCCTCAGCGCGCAGgcagccgcggcgtgcgtcagCACACAGACGCACGACCTGCCGACCGGCGTCTTTGCGCCCATGACACGCTGCTA from Malassezia japonica chromosome 1, complete sequence includes the following:
- the PAT1 gene encoding DNA topoisomerase 2-associated protein pat1 (EggNog:ENOG503NVWW; BUSCO:EOG09260S3L; COG:S) — protein: MSFFGFDASLPGKGAPDEESALNDKIERALAASAQEDVEVYTWGQDTYDGLGDQLQETNDDLNEDTFGTFAQDVGKDFDFGHGQPQAAQGKSDRNASAFAASFDDFWSTPALSVDVPKPEPERAPAPRPATLDEVEAELRTQRAPPPAPPAGRPLTLEEVEAELRSQRPAPVPSAPVQPAPVPSMPVAATAAAAAAAATTPPVPPPAASAPPAGMPLVRPTAPPAAAPAAPVPPPNPQAAHLARMRAMLEACPQAVQQAILSLPPPIQFDSLEEVGARFPALLVPGNASTSEEQAAIQLLLSTAPSRMQQWQAAEEKRRAKAAKLAQITRYNGIMSGSDKDFITRIQISHLVTPDPYTDDFYAHVFFAVRGGGRRIPLPDASTVEAIEQHKSEDKKGPRRKLTRHENAMLRMQQQVERLVDSRKKREAKGSATGLEGTLGRVSLSSANKPRQILQVIHAKGSHEAQSDAKPGAAEDAMRAALQGASLDDASLRTHGTQKRESLSRRESLVILEQLYAIVLRLEQLRREPALDADLDAMREQKQLTDKLWDELRVLEPLDVSDPHPFVSLLNHVKGKRLLPRALRLLDPEQGLATLTMLIASFSSLDAVRNYAPWEQYQALEALPHARAPLTATHAAEIGRSIDAFGNSVLFNMISLINQAPLRIVSGMLALLMERNDIVFCAKTRPGVSVLTVLLSRAETLRQAASAAVPIGEATPSADEVEQWSNVFGVLLDRLAAHGQLAQLFPSTRVQAALPFGVDVYLAHASRKEGSRFSIDAEDEPVWNLMALFAIHSDLNQQQVLVQELREKILANIIAANEAKSKGAKQEEDVRIRNVNLLLHALNLDAAQITL
- the ESC4 gene encoding regulator of Ty1 Transposition (COG:L; EggNog:ENOG503NXVY) → MAERALFGGLRAALESHGAQVATDAQSRTSFEKNVTHLVTESLHCAQGRWCTPLADAQCARDASHPCAVTPLWVTRSIALRQLQPEGLYSPDPQRLFSGVVVSCAGMSPHDQEMIAAAVESLGGAVKQTLCEEVTHLVTASRDTSKVRALEERPDIRIAVVAPHWVNDSFRLNRRLPLRDFVFDLNKPDALPTCMCASWDRPQDVPSSPSHSPDDAGGAVLAGKRVLFARDIHGGALESHPELHSLRDRVVGAGGTCLETLAEDANDAAVQQAVRDADLVVARFRESREFGAAMREDTTVGTLPWLVQILSKGRMSSPRDRLLHFPYPESPVPGFDRLTVTITNYSGAQRTYLKDLIAKMGGTFTPHMTPSHHVCIALDLSGEKVLKAREWNIPIVNHIWLEQCFATWTNQNLAQSQFITFPGAAQLKAVVGQASVPDASLKPWLVTAEAAPEPERSQATPEPEEEPETNDTPTADTPANGRVTSAVDESVQEIVVDGQGKGKGKEAETERDEPIEEGEEGEEGEKGEEYPDVPEPNEVEPEHVEPEHVRDAEQAEVHERDDIEPEHVEQEHVEPEHVEPGQEHESEHAHDTAEDLTKESVHPDASADPTSPAVQDAKALHPDADQSAAASEPSPVAPQPDASSARPSARPTSRPSLPSDEQLAEAELGVHTPARSKRKSDTGERRATPTSARKRGKVDGVCLATTSVELKPNTLQVLDALQVTRVDDVSQATHLVAKGLTRTEKMLCAIALGTVEIVSVDWLKEVVKRKALVDASRYALVDREKEAKWNMTLSNALATSRAAPGALLEGHTFYLGKGVQPSKDVLRHVIAAAGGQAASLSSASAKVLVADAAHHHVIGSREEAKQLGALREQCAKHGHVLPLWTPELILAGVLRQDMQWDEEYALHL